A single Sander lucioperca isolate FBNREF2018 chromosome 24, SLUC_FBN_1.2, whole genome shotgun sequence DNA region contains:
- the LOC116044795 gene encoding coiled-coil domain-containing protein 122 isoform X3, with protein sequence MSNFRASEIGTQDKSGFSLTKAVEDVSQHGYAQTEALKEKQKTLISLQATLSEVEKIGGMVEQELRSKVREFLMLEGEMEHLERQTRVLHDRCASIRKENTELQIGISEEEENARMALAGFNTYRNKMEVHRAAVLHAASQTEAHKELEEKRALVRMLTQKKEELKSEIDALKGEMSLMRETISKTREKVQKEFETHTQIKKDIEIQNRRYEAIVKRLRCQLSRAQAAHRQMSEDVYHMERELAQLKGQLVSSQDSAGGCSETKLQATAAWRGMGS encoded by the exons atgtcaaactttagAGCAAGTGAAATTG GAACACAGGATAAGTCTGGGTTTTCATTAACCAAGGCAGTGGAGGATGTCAGCCAACACGGCTATGCCCAGACTGAGGCCCtgaaagagaaacagaagacCCTCATCTCCCTGCAG GCAACTCTTTCAGAGGTTGAGAAGATAGGTGGGATGGTAGAACAGGAGCTGAGATCTAAAGTGAGGGAATTCCTAATGCTTGAGGGTGAGATGGAGCACCTGGAGCGGCAGACAAGAGTCCTGCATGATCGCTGTGCATCCATCCGCAAAGAAAATACCGAACTCCAGATTGGTATaagcgaggaggaggagaacgCTCGCATGGCACTGGCAGGGTTCAACACTTACCGAAACAAGATGGAGGTTCACAGAGCAGCTGTTTTGCATGCGGCGAGCCAGACGGAGGCCCATAAAGAGCTGGAGGAGAAAAGAGCACTGGTCAGGATGCTGACACAGAAGAAAGAGGAGCTGAAG AGTGAGATTGATGCTCTGAAGGGGGAGATGTCTTTAATGAGGGAAACTATATCTAAAACGAGAGAGAAAGTGCAAAAAGAGTTTGAGACTCATACCCAGATAAAGAAAGACATAGAG ATCCAGAACAGGCGCTATGAAGCCATTGTGAAGCGCCTCCGCTGCCAACTGAGCAGGGCCCAGGCTGCCCACAG GCAAATGTCTGAAGATGTCTACCACATGGAGAGAGAGCTCGCCCAGCTCAAAGGGCAGCTGGTGTCATCTCAGGACTCAGCGG GCGGCTGTTCTGAGACTAAATTGCAGGCAACAGCAGCCTGGCGTGGGATGGGATCTTAG
- the LOC116044795 gene encoding coiled-coil domain-containing protein 122 isoform X1 — MSNFRASEIGTQDKSGFSLTKAVEDVSQHGYAQTEALKEKQKTLISLQATLSEVEKIGGMVEQELRSKVREFLMLEGEMEHLERQTRVLHDRCASIRKENTELQIGISEEEENARMALAGFNTYRNKMEVHRAAVLHAASQTEAHKELEEKRALVRMLTQKKEELKVDLEDPNGNTVQMAKSEIDALKGEMSLMRETISKTREKVQKEFETHTQIKKDIEIQNRRYEAIVKRLRCQLSRAQAAHRQMSEDVYHMERELAQLKGQLVSSQDSAGGCSETKLQATAAWRGMGS, encoded by the exons atgtcaaactttagAGCAAGTGAAATTG GAACACAGGATAAGTCTGGGTTTTCATTAACCAAGGCAGTGGAGGATGTCAGCCAACACGGCTATGCCCAGACTGAGGCCCtgaaagagaaacagaagacCCTCATCTCCCTGCAG GCAACTCTTTCAGAGGTTGAGAAGATAGGTGGGATGGTAGAACAGGAGCTGAGATCTAAAGTGAGGGAATTCCTAATGCTTGAGGGTGAGATGGAGCACCTGGAGCGGCAGACAAGAGTCCTGCATGATCGCTGTGCATCCATCCGCAAAGAAAATACCGAACTCCAGATTGGTATaagcgaggaggaggagaacgCTCGCATGGCACTGGCAGGGTTCAACACTTACCGAAACAAGATGGAGGTTCACAGAGCAGCTGTTTTGCATGCGGCGAGCCAGACGGAGGCCCATAAAGAGCTGGAGGAGAAAAGAGCACTGGTCAGGATGCTGACACAGAAGAAAGAGGAGCTGAAGGTAGATTTGGAGGATCCAAATGGAAACACAGTGCAAATGGCAAAG AGTGAGATTGATGCTCTGAAGGGGGAGATGTCTTTAATGAGGGAAACTATATCTAAAACGAGAGAGAAAGTGCAAAAAGAGTTTGAGACTCATACCCAGATAAAGAAAGACATAGAG ATCCAGAACAGGCGCTATGAAGCCATTGTGAAGCGCCTCCGCTGCCAACTGAGCAGGGCCCAGGCTGCCCACAG GCAAATGTCTGAAGATGTCTACCACATGGAGAGAGAGCTCGCCCAGCTCAAAGGGCAGCTGGTGTCATCTCAGGACTCAGCGG GCGGCTGTTCTGAGACTAAATTGCAGGCAACAGCAGCCTGGCGTGGGATGGGATCTTAG
- the LOC116044795 gene encoding coiled-coil domain-containing protein 122 isoform X2, protein MSNFRASEIGTQDKSGFSLTKAVEDVSQHGYAQTEALKEKQKTLISLQATLSEVEKIGGMVEQELRSKVREFLMLEGEMEHLERQTRVLHDRCASIRKENTELQIGISEEEENARMALAGFNTYRNKMEVHRAAVLHAASQTEAHKELEEKRALVRMLTQKKEELKVDLEDPNGNTVQMAKSEIDALKGEMSLMRETISKTREKVQKEFETHTQIKKDIEIQNRRYEAIVKRLRCQLSRAQAAHRQMSEDVYHMERELAQLKGQLVSSQDSAEVTGCCYYK, encoded by the exons atgtcaaactttagAGCAAGTGAAATTG GAACACAGGATAAGTCTGGGTTTTCATTAACCAAGGCAGTGGAGGATGTCAGCCAACACGGCTATGCCCAGACTGAGGCCCtgaaagagaaacagaagacCCTCATCTCCCTGCAG GCAACTCTTTCAGAGGTTGAGAAGATAGGTGGGATGGTAGAACAGGAGCTGAGATCTAAAGTGAGGGAATTCCTAATGCTTGAGGGTGAGATGGAGCACCTGGAGCGGCAGACAAGAGTCCTGCATGATCGCTGTGCATCCATCCGCAAAGAAAATACCGAACTCCAGATTGGTATaagcgaggaggaggagaacgCTCGCATGGCACTGGCAGGGTTCAACACTTACCGAAACAAGATGGAGGTTCACAGAGCAGCTGTTTTGCATGCGGCGAGCCAGACGGAGGCCCATAAAGAGCTGGAGGAGAAAAGAGCACTGGTCAGGATGCTGACACAGAAGAAAGAGGAGCTGAAGGTAGATTTGGAGGATCCAAATGGAAACACAGTGCAAATGGCAAAG AGTGAGATTGATGCTCTGAAGGGGGAGATGTCTTTAATGAGGGAAACTATATCTAAAACGAGAGAGAAAGTGCAAAAAGAGTTTGAGACTCATACCCAGATAAAGAAAGACATAGAG ATCCAGAACAGGCGCTATGAAGCCATTGTGAAGCGCCTCCGCTGCCAACTGAGCAGGGCCCAGGCTGCCCACAG GCAAATGTCTGAAGATGTCTACCACATGGAGAGAGAGCTCGCCCAGCTCAAAGGGCAGCTGGTGTCATCTCAGGACTCAGCG GAAGTAACAGGTTGCTGTTACTACAAATGA
- the mtrf1 gene encoding peptide chain release factor 1, mitochondrial isoform X2, giving the protein MLVNRWSRLCSLCSRVVYSSRGRRAGWRTLTGHSRTQVQRWGTVAPRRLYHSDLGDLYKKESVQRYIQQLMEEFRDLSKKLQHAYLSESDRKVLSKKHTELLPLANVFEEIEQALKDLEEVLSLLHTATKDEDDQLTQLLKVEEAQISCKILALRKDLIKALVPIDPLDASNILLEVVSGRTTGGDICQQFTREMFDMYQGFASYKNWDFELLNFTPAEYGGLHHAAVRLVGENVYRHLKHEGGTHRVQRIPEVGLSSRMQRIHTGTMTVIILPQPVEFDVHIDPKDLRIDTFRSRGAGGQSVNTTDSAVRIVHLPTGITAECQQTRSQLQNRDTAMRVLRARLYQSMMGKETAQRHTARKQQVGTRSQSERIRTYNFSQDRVTDHRTGYVTRDIKEFMRGGEALDDLISDVLEHAEREALLEAVESSSVKPPESAD; this is encoded by the exons ATGCTCGTCAATCGCTGGTCTCGACTGTGCTCTCTGTGTAGCCGTGTAGTTTACAGCAGCAGAGGGAGAAGAGCAGGATGGAGGACACTAACAGGACATAGCAGAACACAGGTGCAACGTTGGGGTACAGTAGCACCAAGACGCCTCTATCACAGTGATTTGGGGGACTTGTACAAGAAAGAGTCTGTTCAGAGGTATATTCAGCAGCTCATGGAGGAGTTCAGAGACCTCAGCAAGAAGTTACAGCATGCATATCTCAGCGAATCGGACAGAAAAGTGCTTAGTaagaaacacacagagctgctgcCTCTGGCAAATGTGTTTGAGGAGATTGAACAAGCCCTAAAAGACCTTGAGGAAGTCCTTTCACTTCTGCATA CTGCAACCAAAGATGAAGATGACCAATTGACCCAGCTCTTAAAGGTGGAAGAAGCACAGATCTCCTGCAAGATTTTGGCCTTAAGAAAAGAT TTGATCAAAGCTCTTGTGCCCATCGACCCTCTTGACGCCAGTAATATTCTGCTGGAGGTTGTATCAGGACGAACAACAGGAG GTGACATCTGTCAGCAGTTCACCAGAGAAATGTTTGACATGTACCAGGGTTTTGCTTCTTACAAGAATTGGGACTTTGAGCTTCTGAACTTCACACCTGCTGAGTATG GTGGTCTGCACCATGCAGCAGTAAGACTAGTTGGTGAGAATGTGTACAGACATCTGAAGCATGAAGGAGGAACACACCGGGTGCAACGGATCCCTGAGGTGGGCCTCTCCTCCAGGATGCAGCGTATCCACACAGGAACCATGACTGTCATTATCCTGCCTCAGCCAGTGGAG TTTGACGTCCACATTGATCCAAAGGATCTTCGCATTGACACGTTCAGATCTCGCGGTGCTGGGGGCCAAAGTGTAAACACAACAGACAGTGCAGTGCGCATTGTTCATCTTCCCACCG GTATAACAGCTGAGTGTCAGCAGACTCGCTCCCAGCTGCAAAACAGAGACACCGCCATGCGTGTGCTGAGGGCCCGGCTCTACCAAAGCATGATGGGTAAAGAGACTGCGCAGAGGCATACAGCACGAAAGCAGCAG GTGGGCACACGTTCTCAGTCAGAGAGGATTCGTACCTACAACTTTAGCCAGGATCGTGTCACAGACCACAGGACTGGATATGTTACTAGAGATATTAAG GAGTTCATGAGAGGAGGGGAGGCTCTTGATGATCTGATCTCTGATGTACTTGAACATGCAGAGAGGGAGGCTCTTTTGGAGGCGGTGGAGAGCAGCAGCGTGAAACCACCAGAGTCTGCAGACTGA
- the mtrf1 gene encoding peptide chain release factor 1, mitochondrial isoform X1, protein MLVNRWSRLCSLCSRVVYSSRGRRAGWRTLTGHSRTQVQRWGTVAPRRLYHSDLGDLYKKESVQRYIQQLMEEFRDLSKKLQHAYLSESDRKVLSKKHTELLPLANVFEEIEQALKDLEEVLSLLHSSAATKDEDDQLTQLLKVEEAQISCKILALRKDLIKALVPIDPLDASNILLEVVSGRTTGGDICQQFTREMFDMYQGFASYKNWDFELLNFTPAEYGGLHHAAVRLVGENVYRHLKHEGGTHRVQRIPEVGLSSRMQRIHTGTMTVIILPQPVEFDVHIDPKDLRIDTFRSRGAGGQSVNTTDSAVRIVHLPTGITAECQQTRSQLQNRDTAMRVLRARLYQSMMGKETAQRHTARKQQVGTRSQSERIRTYNFSQDRVTDHRTGYVTRDIKEFMRGGEALDDLISDVLEHAEREALLEAVESSSVKPPESAD, encoded by the exons ATGCTCGTCAATCGCTGGTCTCGACTGTGCTCTCTGTGTAGCCGTGTAGTTTACAGCAGCAGAGGGAGAAGAGCAGGATGGAGGACACTAACAGGACATAGCAGAACACAGGTGCAACGTTGGGGTACAGTAGCACCAAGACGCCTCTATCACAGTGATTTGGGGGACTTGTACAAGAAAGAGTCTGTTCAGAGGTATATTCAGCAGCTCATGGAGGAGTTCAGAGACCTCAGCAAGAAGTTACAGCATGCATATCTCAGCGAATCGGACAGAAAAGTGCTTAGTaagaaacacacagagctgctgcCTCTGGCAAATGTGTTTGAGGAGATTGAACAAGCCCTAAAAGACCTTGAGGAAGTCCTTTCACTTCTGCATA GTTCAGCTGCAACCAAAGATGAAGATGACCAATTGACCCAGCTCTTAAAGGTGGAAGAAGCACAGATCTCCTGCAAGATTTTGGCCTTAAGAAAAGAT TTGATCAAAGCTCTTGTGCCCATCGACCCTCTTGACGCCAGTAATATTCTGCTGGAGGTTGTATCAGGACGAACAACAGGAG GTGACATCTGTCAGCAGTTCACCAGAGAAATGTTTGACATGTACCAGGGTTTTGCTTCTTACAAGAATTGGGACTTTGAGCTTCTGAACTTCACACCTGCTGAGTATG GTGGTCTGCACCATGCAGCAGTAAGACTAGTTGGTGAGAATGTGTACAGACATCTGAAGCATGAAGGAGGAACACACCGGGTGCAACGGATCCCTGAGGTGGGCCTCTCCTCCAGGATGCAGCGTATCCACACAGGAACCATGACTGTCATTATCCTGCCTCAGCCAGTGGAG TTTGACGTCCACATTGATCCAAAGGATCTTCGCATTGACACGTTCAGATCTCGCGGTGCTGGGGGCCAAAGTGTAAACACAACAGACAGTGCAGTGCGCATTGTTCATCTTCCCACCG GTATAACAGCTGAGTGTCAGCAGACTCGCTCCCAGCTGCAAAACAGAGACACCGCCATGCGTGTGCTGAGGGCCCGGCTCTACCAAAGCATGATGGGTAAAGAGACTGCGCAGAGGCATACAGCACGAAAGCAGCAG GTGGGCACACGTTCTCAGTCAGAGAGGATTCGTACCTACAACTTTAGCCAGGATCGTGTCACAGACCACAGGACTGGATATGTTACTAGAGATATTAAG GAGTTCATGAGAGGAGGGGAGGCTCTTGATGATCTGATCTCTGATGTACTTGAACATGCAGAGAGGGAGGCTCTTTTGGAGGCGGTGGAGAGCAGCAGCGTGAAACCACCAGAGTCTGCAGACTGA
- the wbp4 gene encoding WW domain-binding protein 4: MADYWKSQPRKFCQYCKCWIADNKPSVEFHERGKNHKENVAAKISEIKKKSVDKMKQEERMSKEFKAMEEAALKAYQEDLKRMERESEGSGSSAQTTTQPPPQPQVKPQAKPQAWPQTRPQTKKKQKKEKASEKSRGQREAQVWVEGQTDDGHTYYYNTITGESTWEKPDGFHGENSASALPGQTESSSVCPWMEAVSPDGYTYYYNSETGETSWERPAGFPSKESPGSGSNKEGESQEEPLTPQAEPSSGGEESSSEALTSQEAQVPEQASQQPNASKISFRKRKAEAEPLEKEGEDKMSDDAPKEVPEEMKKEQDVQSTTAEPEKEKKEEEVAPVKIRTKRPKAANPYGAWEEIQEEEDPYSKVDLQLPQVEGSTVSTPVDLPPEPKPKFRERIITSLGEEGGPASFRKNKTQNGKSRSLRQRDNDDD; the protein is encoded by the exons AT GGCGGACTACTGGAAGTCACAACCAAGGAAATTCTGTCAGTACTGCAAGTGCTGGATTGCGGACAATAAGCCT AGCGTTGAGTTCCACGAAAGGGGGAAAAATCACAAAGAAAATGTGGCTGCAAAAATCTCTGAG ATTAAAAAGAAGAGCGTTGACAAGATGAAGCAGGAGGAACGTATGTCTAAAGAATTTAAGGCAATGGAGGAGGCTGCACTGAAGGCGTATCAGGAAGATCTGAAGAGGATGGAAAGGGAGTCAGAAG gATCAGGTTCATCTgcccaaacaacaacacagccACCCCCACAACCTCAGGTAAAACCTCAGGCAAAACCTCAGGCATGGCCCCAGACAAGACCCCAGaccaaaaaaaagcaaaagaaagagaaagcaaGCGAGAAGTCCAGAGGCCAAAGAGAAGCGCAGGTTTGGGTTGAAGGACAGACAGACGATGGACACACGTACTATTACAACACAATAACTGGAG AATCTACATGGGAAAAACCAGATGGTTTTCATGGAGAAAACTCAGCCTCTGCACTGCCTGGACAGACTGAG AGCTCTTCAGTCTGTCCTTGGATGGAAGCCGTCAGTCCTGATGGTTATACATATTACTACAACTCTGAGACTGGAG AGACCAGCTGGGAGAGGCCAGCTGGCTTTCCTTCGAAGGAATCACCTGGATCTGGATCCAACAAAGAGGGCGAGAGTCAGGAGGAGCCATTAACCCCTCAGGCAGAGCCGtcctcaggaggagaggagagctcCAGCGAGGCCCTGACATCTCAGGAGGCTCAAGTTCCTGAACAAGCCAGCCAGCAGCCCAATGCCTCAAAGATCAGCTTCAGG aaaaGGAAAGCAGAAGCTGAGCCATTAGAAAAGGAGGGAGAAGATAAAATGAGTGATGATGCTCCTAAAGAGGTGCCTGAGGAGATGAAAAAAGAGCAAGATGTCCAAAGCACGACAGCTGAAcctgagaaagagaagaaagaggaagaggtggCACCAGTGAAGATACGAACCAAAAGGCCGAAAGCTGCCAATCCATACGGGGCATGGGAAGAGATCCAGGAAGAGGAGGATCCATA TTCCAAGGTGGACTTACAGCTGCCTCAAGTGGAGGGAAGCACCGTCAGCACTCCGGTCGACCTGCCGCCAGAGCCAAAACCAAAGTTCAGGGAACGCATTATCACTTCCCTCGGAGAGGAAGGCGGACCTGCGTCATTCAGGAAAAACAAGACACAGAACGGCAAATCCCGGAGCCTCCGACAGAGAGACAACGACGACGACTGA